gcagggctggaGCAAAAGTATGCATTCTCAGTGGTTCTCCAGTAGGAGGAGCTGCACAGCTGGGATGTTTTGTTTTGGTTCCTCTActcaccactagagggcaggGCACAGTCTGTATTGGACAGCTAAACTCATCACATCACTTCAAGGCACAATATGTGAGATTACCATCCACCAGTAATGAAAAGTTCTGGGACGAAGTTTCCCCTGGGTACAGATCTAGAATCAACATCCGCTCCCCATTCCTAACCTTGACCATTAGTGGGgaaaaatgcaaaactgacccaacATCTGCTTTAAAGGGCAACTACACCCAATGAAATAGCCTACCCCCATCTCATACCTTGTCATAACCCCAAAATGACCAATGTTCCATTCCATTGTTTGTAGTCTCTAAATGGGTAGGAAGCCATTTAAGACTATTGGGATGCATCTTAAATGTGAAACAATTTGTGGTGATTTCCATCTAATGCTGGTCCTTGTACCGGCTCACAAAGACTGGAAATTGATATCACATAAACCATCGTCTTGAACCCGGAAATCTACACTCCATTATCAAAGTGGATCCTGTAGCTGTCACCAACATTACATCTCATTTGTGGGATTGTTTTGGGATCAAGGGGCCAGTTTATCAGAACATTTAATCCATATCAAAATGATCCTGTGTTGTATAAAATTCTGTTTCCCTAATCAGATTGGAAATTGCAAGGCAATGCCAAACCAAATCTCTTACAATAACCACACCAAATGTTACAATCAAGATCATGCTTATATTAATGACCACATGACATATGAATATTGCCTTTCAGTTAGCATGAAGAGAGAACAGCCACAGACGTCAGTTCGACgcctattccacgttggttcaacgtaatttcattgaaatgacgtgaaGACAGCGTTGATTCAactagtgtgtgcccagtgggaggaGACTAAATGAAATGCTCTGAAATACTGGTCCTTGTATGTCTGGAGTAGGCCAAAGGAAGGCCATGGTTGAATATATTGACTGTAGGCTGTAAAACCAGGCAGAGAACACATCTTGATACCAGGTGTAAAACAGCGAACTTCTTCTGTAATAACTTTATTTGATTTATACTGCATCAAACTGTGTGGAACTACAgcgatttttttgtttgttattgaCACATTTTTAGCTAGTTACTAGCCTAAcgttctaaccgctaggctacgtGCCACCCAGTGTCCTATGTCTGTTAGCAGCAAGCGGAGCCACGGTGCAGGGCCCTTGTTAGAAAAGTATGCCTTGAATGACCAAAATTGCTTCAAAATCAACACTGTTATGTCACACATTGGTTGTACAGTATGTAGTAATATACTTTCTCATGCTTTCTCTTATGTCCTTGtcaccactgtatatatttatttattaacatatactcctctccctcttttcacAGAATCTTTATACTGGCTGTTGTCActcttttccttctcctcttgtttccatctctctctcagacttTCAGACTCCTGCATGCCTTCACTCTTTCTTCTTCCACATCAGCgctgctacctctctctctccctctctctcattcctcactCACAGGCTACTCTTTCCAATCTCTACTATCTCATCTCCGGGTCCTCCTCCCTCTTGGCCTCCCCCTCGTTCTGCTCTCCTTGGGGGTGGCTCCATCGGGGTGCAGGGCCTTCAGGGTCCTGGAGGTGGTGAGCGTCCAGTGCTCCAGCTCGCTGAAGATGCGGTAGATCCAGAGCTTTAGCGCAAACGGGCTGCCGTTCACCGGACTAGCTGTCTACTCAGGGGAggggggcagacagagagagggagaggaagagagaggaagataaagaTGTGTTAGTACAGTATTTCCCAATCTGTTTTCTGGAGATCCCGAGGGCTGTAATATTTTTGTTCTAGCACTAGCACACCCGATTCAGCTGGTGGACTAACTAACGCCTGGTCAACCCCGGGACGTGCACCATGAATAGATTAGGAAACACTGCACTAGAACatacagtggggtctgaaattaTTGATAAAGATGATCATACATGtctgtataaaataaatcattcaaatactgagctatattgtaacCTCAAAAAAACGGGGAAAAGACATTATTTGATAATAATAcatttgctcagagaaagagattttgttttaCAAGTAATATTTTTCCTCCAATGAGGAatgatcttagaccattcctcattgatatccttcgtctgcaCTTATAAACTGCCCTCTTctattcaaaccacaggttttcaatggttTAGCAAGATGGCGCTAACAGACATGTCAGCTCTGCTTCtggctcctaagcaactttgcagtattatGATTGTTTTGTGTGTTATTTATTACACTAACAGCCCAGAatgtttttgtgttattacacaCAGACAGAAATAATTTTTGCATATCAGtgcggcggtaactcaccagcattacaaccaggaatacaactttccagaattggatcctttgtttgtaCCCCCCAGGGAAATTTAACGTATCCCAAAGGCTGCTCCAAGACGCCGCCggtggagaagaggtattcggagtggacttctagtccgaataaggaggcgtgcacaccatccactgcttccgagtatattacttgttAATGTTCAGTCTCATGACaataaagtagatgagctcaggATGAGGATCTCCTTCCAAAGATACATCAGGGACAAGGGCAAGACATGTGATGTCCACccttgttcctgtacccaagaaagcaaaggtaactgaactaaattactatctccctgtagcactcacttctatcATCAtggagtgctttgagaggctagttaaggatcatatctccagagggtggtgcggtctgcccaacgaaTCACCGGGGgaacactacctgccctccaggacacctacagcacccgatgtcacagaaaggccaagaagatcatcaaggacatcagccATCCGGGccacagtccagagcctccaacgacggtcctgggtctccagcgacggtccccggtcTGGGGTCTCCAGCGATGgtccggggcctccagcgacggtccccagtccggggtctccagcgatgGCCCCTGGTCCAGAATATCCGGCGATGATTCACGCAGTTATCtttattttctttattatttggttaggtcagggtgtgacaagggtggtttgcTTTTGTATTGTCTcgggggttttgtatgtctaggtgtttatatgtctatggttgcctagattggctctcaatcagaggcagctgtttatcgttgtctctgattgggaaccatatttaggtagccatattccttggttattttgtgggttgttattctatgtttagttgcctgttctgcactaGCGATATTGATTCTCGgctcgttttgttgttttgtgtagTTCTGTTAAGTGTTCCCTCTTTAATTAAAGAGTTATGttcgcttaccacgctgcgccttatTCTCCTCTTTATGACAACCGTGGCATAAagatggcacgttgtgttagctcatccaagtggaagatccacttgcggccaagttttagcctcctggcagaggcaaccaagttgttggctaaaatgtcctgaaCTTGgtagttcatgatgccgttgaccttaacaagggccccaggaccagtggaagcaaaatagccccataacatcaaagatccccCACCATATTTTTACAATAGGTATGGGATTTTCTGCTCAGACATTCTCATTTCGATGTCAACcccaccactggtgtgtgtggccaaacagctctattttcatgtcatccagcAAATGTCCAACAAATTGTCACTTGTATTCGAGCCACTGTTTTGGTCAGATTACATGAAAATGAggtctttggccacgcacaccagtgctgcaagtggatcttccagcaagacaataaccccaagcacacatcaaactcacgttgactcggtaccggtaccccctttattttgcctcgttattgttattttactgttactcttttatttaaaaaaaaaaccttttgtttatttagtaaatattttcttaactcctatttttcttgaaactgcattgttggttaagggattgtaagtcagcatttcacggtaaggtctatctACGGCTGTTGTatttggagcatgtgacaaataaaatgggaTTAGATTTGAAAATCCACAGAAATTGTTCATTGGCTGTAAAATAGGTTGTAATACTATGTATGGCTCATTTCACCCCACCTATCTGGTGTGACaatataaaacaaaaatccaCTGTTACTGTGCCTCATCCACTCCAAACCCTCATATTGTTTCCAACAGAGCAACACCTATGAAGTGCCTTTTATAAATGCAGAAAGTTATGTCTCCGGACTTGAAACCCATTgggaaggattctgtatggaggaatagtctaagatccctcccaatgggATCTCCAACTCATAAAATATTTTCAAAAAGGTTAAGTGCTGTTATCGTCataaggtgaggtattgaaaggttTCGAAAAAGGGGTGTCAAAAATGTTGAACCCTacctttttaaaataaaaaaaatatcttGTTACACTAAAACTatttgagcaattgtattagtataaaacaATATAATTTCCCATTTTTTTGTAGCATAATATATAGCTTAGtgtttgaatgatttattttatacagcCATTATTGTTCAACTTTAttaagggtgtcaataatttcaaACCCcattgtatatacagttgaagtcggaagtttacatacacttaggttgtagtcattaaaacctTGTTTTTCAGCCactacacaaatttcttgttggcaagttggttaggacatctactttgtgcatgacacaagtaattttccaacaattgtttacagacagaatatttaacttataattcactgtatcacaattccagtgggtcagaagtttacattcactaagttgactgtgcctttaaaaacagcttggaaaattccagaaaaattatgtcatggctgtagaagcttctgattggctaattgacataatttgagtaaattggaggtgtacctgaggatgtatttcaaggcctaccttcaaacccagtgcctctttgcttgacatctgtTACGTCTCTCGTCGGAAGGCATCGACCAAagggcagcgtggtaagtgttcatgatatttattgatcaaaacactcaaacaaaataacaaagtgaaaaacaaacagttctgtaaggcaaataaactatacagaaaacaactacccacaaaacacaggtgggtaAACtctaaacagctgcctctgattgggaaccacactcgtccaaaaacaaagaaatagaaaacatagaaatagataaactagaatgcccatcctagtcacaccctggcctaaccaaaattgagaataaaagcctctctatggccagggtgtgacaacatcatgggaaaatcaaaagaaatcagccaagacctcagaaaaaaaatggtagacctccacaaatctggttcatccttgggagcagtttccaaatgcctgaaggtaccacgttcatctgtacaaacaatagtacccaagtataaacaccatgggaccacgcagcagtcacacatctacaaaattgcttccaacactctactcagcaaactggatgcagtttatcacagtgccatccttttgtcactaaagcaccttataccacccaccactgcgacttgtatgctctagtcggctggccctcgctacatattcgtcgccagacccactggctccaggtcatctacaagtccatgctaggtaaagctccgccttatctcagttcactggtcacgatggcaacacccatctgtagcacgcgctccagcaggtgtatctcactgatcatccctaaagccaacacctcatttggccgccattcgttccagttctctgctgcctgtgactggaacgaattgcaaaaatcgctgaagttggagacttttatctccctcaccaacttcaaacatctgctatctgagcagctaaccgatcgctgcagctgtacatagtctattggtaaatagcccacccattttcacctacctcatccccatactgtttttatttatttacttttctgctcttttgcacaccaatatctctacctgtacatgaccatctgatcatttatcactccagtgttaatctgcaaaattgtaattattcgcctacctcctcatgccttttgcacacaatgtatatagactcccctttttttctactgtgttattgacttgttaattgtttactccatgtgtaactctgtgttgtctgttcacactgctatgctttgtcttggccaggttgcagttgcaaatgagaacttgttctcaactagcctacctggttaaataaaggtgaaaaaataaaaataaaaataaacaccgctcaggaaggagacgctttctgtctcctggagatgaacgtactttggtgcgaatagtgcaaatcaatcccagaacaacagcaaaggaccttgtgaagatgctggaggaaactgctggtacaaacgtatctatatccacagtaaaacgagtcctatttcGAGAACCTGAAAGGccattcagcaaggaagaagccactgctccaaaaccgccataaaaaagccagactatggtttgcaactgcacatggggacaaaaatcatactttttggggaaatattctctggtctgatgacgcaaaaattgaactgtttgtCCGTAATGACCatttgttgtgtttggaggaaaaagggggatgctcgaaagccgaagaacaccatcccaaccgtgaaacactgaggcgacagcatcatgttgtgggggtgctttgctacaggaaggactggtgcactaaacaaaatagatggcatcatggggtggaaaattatgtgtatatactgaaacaacatctcaagacatcagtcaggaagttaaagcttggttgcaaatgggtcttccaaatggacaatgaccccaagcatacttccaaagttgtggcaaaatggcttaaggataacaatgtcaaggtattggagtggccatcacaaagccctgacctcaatcccatagaaaatgtgtgggcagaactgaaaaagcgtgtgcgagcaacgaggcctacaaacctgattcagttacaccagctctgtcaggaggattgcgcaaaaattcacccaacttattgtgggaagcttgtggaaggctacacaaaatgtttgacccaagttaaacaatgtaaaggcaatgctaccaaatactaattgagtgtaggtaaacttctgacccactgggaatgtgatgaaagaaataaaagctgaaataaatcattctctctactattattctgacatttcacattcttaaaataaagtggtgatcctaactgacctaagacagggcgtttttacttggattaaatgtcaggaattgtgaaaaactttgtttaaatgtatttggctatggtgtatgtaaatgtccgacttcagctgtatacagtacatataaACAACTGATTTGACCGAATCGTATATAAATAATTATTAACAAACTATGATTAATAAACAATATAATATAATCAGTTTGTTTAATTAAACTAAAAAGTATTTTCCTTGAATAAACAGTTTATAGGCATATCATAAGTTCTGAATAACAAAAGCCTaatttcttcctctcctccttgaaCTCATCAGTATTCTGAAATATTAGGGATATCTGAAAGCAAAATGTTTCCACCAGTCTTATCTGTCTTCTATACGTGTCAGTTGATAAACTGCTTTGTTATTGTTAAAACTCAACATGTTTCGGCCAGTAGCTTTCATCAGGGTTTACACTACATTATGTTCACCACACCAGCCATGTCAGATCAAGGATGACTTCCAAGTAAGGAGGTAGGATTTTACAGGTATTCAAGTACTGAAATGAGGCCTGCTGGGTTAACTGAGGGTTTCCAGTAGGTACTGTATCTTAACCTTAAACATTTGTGGGGGAAATTCAAAACTGACCCCAGAttagtgtctaggggcaactttaCCGTACACCAGTGATTCTGTACCTCAGTATTCTTCGGATCAGGAGTGAAGGCTGCAGTTCCAGCTCCGTCCTCCAGGAGGAGCTGTGTGCTCGCTAGCAGGTGCCCCAGCCGGTCCCTCACTATTTTCCTCTGGCTTTCGTATTCGGTCCTGTCCCCGCCGTTTCCCACCCCCTCTTCCAGGCCAATGGCACGCTCCATGAGGTTCCGGCACTGTTGCAGAGCGGAGTAAAGGCGCCACAACCTGTCATTCGGCGAGAGCTGGGAGGAGAGCGGCGGCACGGTCACCAGGCGCTCCACGCCGACGGTGAGTTCCTCTGCGAACGTCTCCTTTTTTCTCTGAAGTGGGGAGTGAGGAGGAGGtatggaggtggagaggaagaggagggtgatgccgtgtaaAGAAAAAACACATTAGCAGTGTTTAAAAGTACAATTTCCATGACAGTGAgtggagaaaaaaatatatatatgttttgcaAAACGAAACGGTTACACTGCAAAGGAATCACCACAGATGACCAAAGTCAGGCATAACACAACAATTAGTGCACAACCAAACTCAATATGCTAATGCAACTCAAAGGCAGCACTGCTAATCCAGTTCTCTAAAAGAGACGAGGCATTGACAAAGGTTTACGGCCACTACTGTATTTTGTTCATAAAATATAAAGCGCTAGTCACAGCCTTAACACATTTGGAAAAGCCTTTCTAAGACACCACTATTTTGTATTTTGAAATACCACCATGGACACCACGTTTAACTGCTCCTGAGTCTGTCCGAATATGGACACCGTAGTAATGGGAAGCTGTGGCCATGAGGAATGCATATATGAATAAGTCACTCATTCCGAGTTAGTATTGAAACCAAACTGCACGTGGGATGTTCAAGGAAGTACAAAAGAGCTGACCTAAGAGACTGTGCAGTAAAGAGCATGTTTTGCCCATTTTCCGATGATAGTCTAGCAATTATCATTGAGCAACAACTGGCAAATGTTTAAACCCTATTGCGGTTAGGACAACATCCGCCCTGGCCCCATTGGAACAGAGGGGGTTAGTGGTTCAAAGGGATTTCTGGTTCAACTACCAGAACCAACCTTCCCCAACCACTTCAGGGGGAAAAACAGGCAGGATGTGTGACATCACAGGTGACaagtgccgtgtgtgtgtgtgtgtgtgtgtgtgtgtgtgtgtgtgtgtgtgtgtgtgtgtgtgtgtggtaggaaGTTATTATATTCTATTGCATCTAGATCAGAGAATAGTGAGTGAGGTGAGATTCCCTTGAGTACTTAACCCCCAGTCAGGACATTATACCAAGGTGCTGACATTCTGACCGCCGTGAGAATTATGCTGTGCCTGTGCGGTAGAATGATTACTGTGTAACATTGACCAGGCAGCCCTGCTTATACAAGAGCAATGGTCAAGTAAATGTGTATATTGGTTTGTaaagtgggttcgatccccgggaccacccatacgtagaatgtatgcacacatgactgtaagtcgctttggataaaagcgtctgctaaatggcatatatatatatataataggcTACTAGACAGGGAGCAGTGGAGTGGGTTATGAACTTTGAGGGATAGGCCTTATATTGTATAGATAGGCCTGtctagagggag
This genomic stretch from Oncorhynchus keta strain PuntledgeMale-10-30-2019 chromosome 29, Oket_V2, whole genome shotgun sequence harbors:
- the LOC118362939 gene encoding uncharacterized protein LOC118362939, which encodes MAGTRTRRVAGSEQSRTARAAALAEELHHECTLLLELYRKKETFAEELTVGVERLVTVPPLSSQLSPNDRLWRLYSALQQCRNLMERAIGLEEGVGNGGDRTEYESQRKIVRDRLGHLLASTQLLLEDGAGTAAFTPDPKNTETASPVNGSPFALKLWIYRIFSELEHWTLTTSRTLKALHPDGATPKESRTRGRPRGRRTRR